Part of the Mycolicibacterium mageritense genome is shown below.
AAACTCGACACCCGTTCCGGATCGGTCGAACTCGCCGACGGAACGCGGATCGACGCCGACGGTGTGGTCATTGCGACCGGTTCGCGGGCCCGCCGGTGGCCCGGCTGCGAGGCCATGGCAGGCGTCCACGTGATCCGCACCATCGACGACGCCATCGCGTTGCGTGCGGACCTTCGCCCAGGTGCCCGGCTGGTCGTGATCGGCGCCGGATTCATCGGCGCCGAGGTCGCTTCCACCGCACGCAAACTCGGTCTCGACGTGACGGTCGTGGAGGCTGCGCCCACCCCGCTGCAGGTTCAACTCGGCTCACGGCTGGGGGCCGTCGTGGCCTCCAGACACGCGGTCAACGGGACCACGCTGATCTGCGGTGTCGGTGTCGCGGGTCTGACCGGCGAGCAGCGTGCACTGCGGGACGGCGCCGGCGCGGGCCGCGTCACAGGCGTCGACCTTGCCGACGGGCGGCACCTGCCCGCCGATGTCGTGGTGGTCGGTATCGGCGGCGTGCCCAACATCGAATGGCTGCAGGGCAGCGGCCTGCGCCTCGGCAACGGTGTGCTCTGCGGATCCAACGGTCAGACCGACGTCCCCAACGTCGTGGCGGTCGGGGACTGTGCGGCCTGGCTCGACCCCTCCACCGGTGCGGCACACCGCGTCGAACACTGGACCGGCGCACTTGAGCGACCGGCCATCGCCGTCGGTGCTCTGCTGTCCGGTGGGCTCGATCCCTGCGCCCCGGTGAAGCCACCGTACTTCTGGTCGGACCAGTACGGATCGCGAATCCAGTTCGCCGGCATCGCTTCTCCCGACGATGAGATCACCATCGAAGACGGCAGCTGCGAAGAGCATTGCTTCTTGGCGACCTACCGGCGCGAGGGCCGCATCGTCGCGGTCCTGGCGGTTGATCAGCCGCGGCTGTTCACCCGGTGGCGGCGTCAGATCGCGACCGTCGCGGCCGTGTAGTTCTTGGCCCTCAGCCCGCCAACCCCACTAGAGATAAAAGGAGCCCAGTGACCACAGCAGCATCCGGGGCCGCCCCCGGATCCGCCCCGAGCCTGCCCGAGAGCCTCATTCCCACCCTGGCCGGGCATTACTACACCCATCCCGAGGTCTTCGCGCTCGAGCAGGAGAAGATCTTCGAGAAGATGTGGTTCTGTGTTGTGCGTGCCTCGGATCTGGACAAGCCGGGCGCCTTCAAGACCGTGCAGGTCGGTCGCGAGAGCGTGCTGGTGACCAGGTCACGCAAGGGCGACATCAACGCGTTTTTCAACCTGTGCCGCCATCGCGGGGCCAGGTTGTGCACCGAAGAGGCCGGTGAGGTCAAGCGTGCCTTCCAATGCCCTTATCACGCTTGGACTTACGATCTCGACGGCAAGCTGGTGGCCGCGCCGAACCTGACCAAGATGCCCGACATCGACCGGGTGGAGTACGGCTTGCGCAAGATCGCGGTCAAGGAATGGCTCGGCTACGTGTGGGTGTGTCTTGCCGAGGAGCCGCCGTCGTTCGAGGACACCGTCATGCAGGAGGTCGTGGACCGGCTCGGCGACATCGAATCGATCGACCATTACACGGTGGCCGAGCTGAGCGTGGGACGGCGGATCGTCTATGACGTCAAGGCCAACTGGAAGCTCATCATCGAGAACTTCATGGAGTGCTATCACTGTGCCACGATCCATCCGGAGCTGACCGAGGTGCTGCCGGAGTTCGCCGATGGGTATGCCGCGCAGTTCTATGTGGGGCATGGCGCCGAATTCGGGGAGGACGTCAAGGGATTCACCGTGGACGGGTCGGAGGGGCTCGACCACATTCCCGGCGTGACCGAGGACCAGGATCGGCGGTACTACGCCATCACGGTGCGGCCGCAGGTATTCGTGAACCTGGTGCCCGATCATGTGATCGTGCACCGGATGTTCCCGTTGGCCGCCGATCGCACTGTCGTGGAGTGTGACTGGCTCTACCTGCCGCACGTCGTGGAATCCGGTCGTGATGTCGCACGGTCGGTGGAGCTTTTCCATCGGGTCAACCAGCAGGATTTCGACGCATGTGAGCGGTGCCAGCCCGCGATGGACTCGCGTGTCTACCGCGACGGCGGCGTGCTGGTGCCCAGCGAGCACCACATTGGCGCGTTCCATGATTGGTTGCGCGACAAGCTCGCCGAGTGACGCTGCGGGAGCCGACCCGGCGATCCGGCCGGGCCGGCTGCCGCGACGCGCCGGCGCGGTGTGTGACGTGGACGGAACTGTGGACGGAGAGCGTTCTGTCTCGTCAGATCACCATCAAGAAAGGCATCGGCCCCGGTCGGCGACTGGGACCGATGCCTTTCGTCGCGCGCATCTCGATGGGATCAATCAGGTTGGCGCCCAGCAGTTTCGGTATTCCGGGCCGATGGGCCGGCCGGTGCCGTGATGAAAAACCGGCAATCTGATCCGCCATTGATCGCCAGAAAATATATTAATCGGCTACGAGACCAGGCTGAGCCCGAGGAGGTGACTGTGCTCGATTCGTCGATTCGGCCGCGTGGTCGCGCCACTGACCGGGCCACGGTCTCGGGGATCGGCCCGGATTGCATTGCACCGCCACCGGTTGTTCCGCGAATCGGGACGGATACCTGCGAAACGGCGATGGGTGGGGTCAGACGCGAGTACGGTCTGCTGCCGGTGACGCTGCGTGACTTGCTCGGATACGCGCGGAAATGCCCTGTGGACGGGCCTTCCCGCAGTCGCAGTTTACAAACTGTTTTCATCTATCAGTCTCGTATCACTGCGGGTCAGATTAATATATCAGCTACCGCTCGGCGTTCGACTTGGTGCACGTATAGGCCTCGATTGAGGCTGCGTGGCCACGGCGGGAACCACTCCGCGGCGGGGATGAGCCTGTGCCCAACGAGGTGCGAGTTCACGCTGCGACAGGCGCTGAGCCTCAGGAGTTTTGAAGTGGCCCCGCCAAACGCGGCGCTGATCGGTAGGCCGAGGAGGCAACGTTGAACACAGAACCGGATCTGCTCATCGGATCGCAGTGGCGGCACGCCGCCGACGGTGGAACGCGGCAGATTGTCAACCCTGCGAACGGCACCGTCATCGCCACCGTCGACGAGGCCACCCATGACGACGCCCTGGCCGCGGTGGCTGCGGCGCGCGCGACCTTCGACGCGGGGGAGTGGCCGGCCACACCGGTATCAGAGCGTGCGGCCCTGCTCGACCGGATCGCCGACCTGCTCCTGCGCGACAAGGAACCCCTCGCCGAACTGGAAACGGCTGACACCGGAAAAACCCTCGCCGAGAGTCGGATTGACATCGACGACGTCGTCTCGGTGTTCCGGTACTACGCACGGCTGGTGGCGACCCAGTCTGATCGGTTGGTGGATGTGGGCGACGCCGGTGTCATCAGTCGCGTGGTGCACGAGCCCATCGGGGTGTGCGTGCTCATCGCGCCGTGGAACTACCCGCTGCTGCAGATCTCCTGGAAGATCGCACCGGCGCTGGCCGCGGGATGCACCATGGTCGCCAAGCCCAGCGAGGTGACACCGCTGTCCACGATCGCGTTCGTACGGCTGGCGCAGGAGGCCGGCGTGCCCGCGGGCGTGCTGAATCTCGTACAGGGCAGCGGGGCAGCAGTCGGCGCGGCACTGACCGACAATCCCGACGTCGACTTCATCTCGTTCACCGGCGGGTTGAGCACGGGGCAGCACATCGCCAGAACGGCCGCCGACCACGTCAGCAAGGTGGCGCTCGAACTCGGCGGCAAGAATCCGCACATCGTGTTCGCCGACGCCGATTGGGAGAGCTCGATCGATCAGGTTCTCACCGGGGTTTTCCTGCACTCGGGCCAGGTGTGCTCGGCGGGAACCCGGCTGATCGTCGAAGAGTCGATCGCCGACGACTTCGTCGCCGCGCTCGCCGAACGGGCGGCGACCATCCGGATGGGCGACGGCACCGACCCCGCCAGTGAGACCGGGCCGCTGGTGTCCAAGCAGCACCTTGAGAAGGTCGAATCCTATGTGGCGCTTGGCATTGCAGAAGGCGCGAAGCTGATCGTCGGGGGCGCCCGGCCGAGTGATCCGGCGCTGGCCGACGGCTACTTCTACCTGCCGACGATTTTCGACCGGTGCGACCGCTCGATGCGGATCGTGTCGGAGGAGACCTTCGGTCCGATTCTCACGGTGGAGCGATTCACCGACGAGGCCGAGGCGATCATGCTCGGCAACGACACGCAGTACGGTCTCGCGGCGGGGGTACGGACCTCCGATCCGGCGCGGGGCGAACGTGTGGTGCGCGCACTGCGGCACGGCACGGTGTGGCTGAACGACTTCGGGTACTACACCGCCGCGGCGGAGTGGGGCGGATTCGGGAAGTCCGGGAACGGCCGTGAGCTGGGGCCCAGCGGTCTCGCGGAATACCAAGAACTCAAACACATCTGGCAGAACACCGCGCCAAAGCCTGCGGGCTGGTTCGGTGCGCGCAACGACGGCTAGGGACAGGACATCATGACGCGCAACGTGACTGATGCGGAAAGTGACAGCGGTGGTCTCGAGGATTTCGGCTACAAGGAATCCCTGGACCGCAGCATCGGAAAATTCGCGAGTTTCGCCGCAGGGGTCAGCTACATCTCGATCCTGACCGGTACTTTCCAGCTGTTCTACGTGGGTTTCGGCAACGCCGGACCGGCATATCTGTGGTCGTGGCCCATGGTTTTCATCGGGCAGATGGCCGTCGCGCTGTGCTTCATGGAGCTCTCCGCGAAATACCCGGTGGCCGGCTCGGTCTACAACTGGTCCAAGAAACTCGGCAGCCGGCTGGTCGGCTGGAGTTCCGGGTGGCTGATGCTCACCGCGTCGATCGTCACACTGTCGGCCGTCGTCCTGGCATTGCAGCTCAACCTGCCTCGGTTGTGGAGCGGCTTCCAGATCGTCGGCGACGGCACCGGGCAATACGACTTCGCGGCCAACGCCATCATCCTGGGCGTCATCCTGATCGCCTTCACCACGACGGTCAATGCGTTCGGGGTGCGCCTGATGGCGATGATCAACAGCGCGGGCGTGTTCATCGAGCTGATCGCGGCGGTGCTGATCGCCGTCATCCTGGCGTTCAACATCAAACGTGGGCCCGAGGTGTTCTTCTCGACGCACGGTTATGGCGCGGATCTGCCCGGCGGCTTCCTGGGTGCATTCCTCGTGGCATCGCTCGCGTCCTTGTACGTGATGTACGGGTTCGACACCGCAAGCTCGCTCGGTGAGGAAACCGTCGAACCGCGCAGGACGGCGCCCAAGGCGATCCTGCGCGCGATCCTGGCCTCGTTCGTGATCGGCGGCGCGATCCTGGTGTTCGCCGTCATGTCCGCGCCCGATCTCAACGATCCGCTGCTGGGCAGCCCCGAGGGCAGCCTGCAGTACATCGTCGAGAAGGTCATGTGGGGCCCGCTCGGCAAGATCTTCCTGATCTGCATCGTGGTGGCGGTCACGGTGTGCTCGCTGGCCGTGCACACCGCGGCGATTCGGCTCACCTTCGCGATGGCCCGCGACAATGCGCTGCCGTTCGGCGAGAAGCTCGCCCGCGTGCATCCGAAGACCCAGGCGCCCGTCGTCCCGGCGATCGTCATCGGCGTGATCTCGGCACTGATTCTGGTGATCAATCTCGGTCAGCCCAAGGTGTTCACGGTGCTCACGTCGATCGCCATCATCATGATCTACCTCGCGTACCTGATGGTCACCGGGCCGATGCTCAAGAAGCGTCTGCAGGGGCAGTGGCCGCCCGCCGACCTCAAGCCCGGGAACTACTTCACCATGGGCCGTTGGGGTTTGGCCGTCAACATCTTCGCGGTGCTCTGGGGCGTCGGGATGGCGGTCAACCTCGCGTGGCCACGGGTCGCCATCTACGGCGACCCCTGGTACAACACGTGGGGCGCGTTCGTCTACATCGGCATCATCCTGGGGCTGGGACTGGCCTGGTACTTCGTCAAGGGCCGCCGTCACATCGGCACGCTGGCGTCGCACGCGGCGGTGACCAAGGAATGACCCGAGCAGGCATGTGTCTGGCCCTGTCCGTCCTGGTGCTCGGCGCAACGATGGCTGGTTGCACCGAGAACGACAACCGGGCCGAGCCGCCGTCCAGCTCGGAAGCGGCTGCACCACAGTCGAAGTGCCGCCAACTCGATGCCTCGCTGCAGTGGCACGAAGGCGTCCGGGAGTTCCTGCAGAAGACCATCGACGCGAACAGCACCTGCACCGGGACCGCACCCGCGCAGGCGCGCAAGGTGGCGATCTTCGACTGGGACAACACCGTGGTCAAGAACGACATCGGCTATGGGACCAACTTCTACATGCTGGCCAACGACCTGATCCTGCAGCCCCCCAACCAGGATTGGCACCAGACCAGCCGGTACCTGACCGACGCCGGAGCCAACGCACTCACCGCGGCGTGCGGCACCGACGTACCGGCCGGCAAGCCGCTGCCGACCAGCACCAACACCAAGTGCGCCGACGAGATCCTGTCGATCCTCGATGACGAAACCACCTCCGGGAAAGCCGCTTTCGCGGGCTACGACGAACGGCGGATGACCGGCGCATACGCCTGGGGCGCCGCGCTGTCGGCGGGTTACAGTGCCGACGAATTGGCCGGTTTCGCGGGGAAGATGAAGGAGCAGAACCTCGCCGCCCCAGTCGGTGCCACGCAGAAGATCGGCACCAAGGACATGGACGGCTACATCCGCGTCTACCCCCAGATCAAGGATCTCATCGGAACCCTGCAGGCACACGGTGTCGACACGTGGGTGGTCTCGGCGTCGCCGGAGCCGATCGTGAAGGTGTGGGCACCCGAGGCCGGAATCAATCCCGATCACGTCATCGGGGTGCGCAACGTCTATGACGGAGCGGGCAAGCAGACGGCGCACCTGGTCGGCTGCGGTGGTGTGCCCGACGGCGACGATTCGGTGATCACCTACATCGACGGCAAGCGCTGCTGGGCCAACCAGGGAATCTTCGGCGTCACCGGTCCCGCGGCCTTCGATCAGCTGCCGGCCGACCGTCGACAGATCCTCGGTGCGGGCGATTCCGTCACCGACGTCACCTTTGTCGGTGACGCGACCGTGGCCTCGCTCGTGATCAACCGCAACAAACCCGAACTCATGTGCCGGGCGTACGACGGATTGTTCACATCCGGCGGCACGTGGGCGGTGAACGAGATGTTCATCGATCCGCTCCCGCAACACGCGCCCTACGAGTGCGCGACCGCCTTCACCGAGTCCGACGGGGCGAAGGGCCCCGTGCTGAAGCCAGACGGGAAGCCCATCCCGAACCAGTTCGACAGCGTCTACTGACGCCAATCTCGTTTCACCAGTCCATTTTCAAGGAGTTGATCCATCATGGCCGACACTCAACCGGTACCGAACTCGACCTACGACTACGTGGTGGCCGGCGGCGGCACCGCTGGCTGCATCGTCGCCGCTCGACTGTCGGAGGATCCGAACGTCACGGTGTGCCTGCTGGAGGCCGGTCCGTCGGATGTGGATGACCGCAACATCCTCGAACTCGCGGCGTGGATGCACCTGCTGGACTCGGGTTACGACTGGGACTACCCGGTCGAGCCGCAGGAGAAGGGAAACTCGTTCATGCGCCACGCCCGCGCGAAGGTGCTGGGCGGCTGCTCTTCCCACAACTCGTGTATCGCGTTCTGGCCGCCCGCGGAGGGGCTGGACGAGTGGGTGAAGATGGGTGCGACCGGTTGGAGCGCCGCCGAGATCCTGCCGCTGGTGGCAAGGGTCGAGAACAACGACGCCCCAGGCGATTTCCACGGCCGCACCGGTCCGGTGCGGTTGCGTGACGTGCCGCCCAACGACCCGTGCGGCGCTGCCGTGCTGGAGGCCGCGGCCATGGTCGGGATGCCCACGGTGGCGTTCAACCGGGGCGAAACGGTGCGCAACGGCGCCGGCTGGTTCCAGATCAACGCCGGCGAGGACGGCACCAGGATGTCGTCGTCGCATGCCTATCTGCACCCCATCCTGGGCAAGCGGCCCAATCTCGATGTCCGCACGGGCTGCTGGGTCTCGGAGATCCTCTTCGACGACCAGAACAACGCCACCGGTGTGCGCTACCAGCGACCCGACCTCACCGGGTACGACACGGTGGCGGCGAGCCGCGAGGTGATCGTCACCGCCGGTGCCATCGACACTCCGAAGCTGCTGATGCTTTCGGGAATCGGTCCGGCCGAGCACCTTCGCGAGTTCGGCATCGCGGTGCGCACGGACTCGCCGGGAGTGGGTTCGAACCTCGACGACCACGTCGAGGGGCTGGTGTTCTGGGAGGCCTCGCAGCCCATGGTGCGCACGTCCACCCAATGGTGGGAGATCGGCCTGTTCACCACGGTCGATCCCGGTGTCTCGCAGCCGGATCTGATGATGCACTACGGCAGCGTCCCGTTCGACATGAACACGCTGCGGCACGGCTATCCGACCACCGACAACGGTTTCTGCCTGACACCCAATGTCACGCAGGGGCATTCGCGCGGGACCGTGCGCCTGCGCAGCCGCGACTTCCGGGACCGGCCGAAGGTCGACCCGCGGTACTTCACCGATCCCGACGGCTACGACGAACGCATCATGCTCACCGGTGTGAAGCTCGCGCGCAAAATCGCCGAGCAGCCGCCGCTGCGTGCGTGGGTGGCCCGCGAGCTTGCTCCGGGCCCCGACGCCGTCACGGACGACGAGCTGCTCGACTACATCCATCGCACCCACAACACCGTGTACCACCCGGCGGGTACGGCCCGCATGGGTGCTGTCGACGACCCGATGGCGGTCCTCGATCCGCAGCTGCGGGTCAAGGGCGTGTCGGGGCTACGGGTCGTCGACGCCTCGGCGATGCCGAAGCTGCCCGCGGTGAATCCGAACATCACCGTGATGACGATGGCGGAGAAATGCGTCGATCTGCTTCGCACGACCTGATATCAGGCACGATGGCTGGGTGACTGCATCTTCTGGATCCGCCGGGGTGCTGACGGCCTTCCTGGGCGCGCATCCGCCGTTCCAGACCGCCAGCGATGCCGAGCTACGCGAGCTCGCGGCGGCCTCGTCGCTGGAACACCACGGCGCGGGGGCGGTGATAGCGGACTTCTCCCGGCAGGTGCCCGACGACATCTGGATGGTCCACACGGGGTCGGTGTCCCTGCAGGGGGCCGACGATGGACAGGTGTTCGACACCATCGAGCCGGGCGGCATATTCGGCTACGTCGCGATGCTGACCGGTGGTGGTATCGAATTCCTCGCCCGCGCAACAGA
Proteins encoded:
- a CDS encoding NAD(P)/FAD-dependent oxidoreductase, producing MKHVAIIGASLAGLSAARAMRAKGFDGRVTVVGDEARRPYDRPPLSKEFLSGDMTEADLALEAADDDLQADWVLGAAATKLDTRSGSVELADGTRIDADGVVIATGSRARRWPGCEAMAGVHVIRTIDDAIALRADLRPGARLVVIGAGFIGAEVASTARKLGLDVTVVEAAPTPLQVQLGSRLGAVVASRHAVNGTTLICGVGVAGLTGEQRALRDGAGAGRVTGVDLADGRHLPADVVVVGIGGVPNIEWLQGSGLRLGNGVLCGSNGQTDVPNVVAVGDCAAWLDPSTGAAHRVEHWTGALERPAIAVGALLSGGLDPCAPVKPPYFWSDQYGSRIQFAGIASPDDEITIEDGSCEEHCFLATYRREGRIVAVLAVDQPRLFTRWRRQIATVAAV
- a CDS encoding GMC family oxidoreductase, producing the protein MADTQPVPNSTYDYVVAGGGTAGCIVAARLSEDPNVTVCLLEAGPSDVDDRNILELAAWMHLLDSGYDWDYPVEPQEKGNSFMRHARAKVLGGCSSHNSCIAFWPPAEGLDEWVKMGATGWSAAEILPLVARVENNDAPGDFHGRTGPVRLRDVPPNDPCGAAVLEAAAMVGMPTVAFNRGETVRNGAGWFQINAGEDGTRMSSSHAYLHPILGKRPNLDVRTGCWVSEILFDDQNNATGVRYQRPDLTGYDTVAASREVIVTAGAIDTPKLLMLSGIGPAEHLREFGIAVRTDSPGVGSNLDDHVEGLVFWEASQPMVRTSTQWWEIGLFTTVDPGVSQPDLMMHYGSVPFDMNTLRHGYPTTDNGFCLTPNVTQGHSRGTVRLRSRDFRDRPKVDPRYFTDPDGYDERIMLTGVKLARKIAEQPPLRAWVARELAPGPDAVTDDELLDYIHRTHNTVYHPAGTARMGAVDDPMAVLDPQLRVKGVSGLRVVDASAMPKLPAVNPNITVMTMAEKCVDLLRTT
- a CDS encoding HAD family hydrolase, which translates into the protein MTRAGMCLALSVLVLGATMAGCTENDNRAEPPSSSEAAAPQSKCRQLDASLQWHEGVREFLQKTIDANSTCTGTAPAQARKVAIFDWDNTVVKNDIGYGTNFYMLANDLILQPPNQDWHQTSRYLTDAGANALTAACGTDVPAGKPLPTSTNTKCADEILSILDDETTSGKAAFAGYDERRMTGAYAWGAALSAGYSADELAGFAGKMKEQNLAAPVGATQKIGTKDMDGYIRVYPQIKDLIGTLQAHGVDTWVVSASPEPIVKVWAPEAGINPDHVIGVRNVYDGAGKQTAHLVGCGGVPDGDDSVITYIDGKRCWANQGIFGVTGPAAFDQLPADRRQILGAGDSVTDVTFVGDATVASLVINRNKPELMCRAYDGLFTSGGTWAVNEMFIDPLPQHAPYECATAFTESDGAKGPVLKPDGKPIPNQFDSVY
- a CDS encoding APC family permease, with amino-acid sequence MTRNVTDAESDSGGLEDFGYKESLDRSIGKFASFAAGVSYISILTGTFQLFYVGFGNAGPAYLWSWPMVFIGQMAVALCFMELSAKYPVAGSVYNWSKKLGSRLVGWSSGWLMLTASIVTLSAVVLALQLNLPRLWSGFQIVGDGTGQYDFAANAIILGVILIAFTTTVNAFGVRLMAMINSAGVFIELIAAVLIAVILAFNIKRGPEVFFSTHGYGADLPGGFLGAFLVASLASLYVMYGFDTASSLGEETVEPRRTAPKAILRAILASFVIGGAILVFAVMSAPDLNDPLLGSPEGSLQYIVEKVMWGPLGKIFLICIVVAVTVCSLAVHTAAIRLTFAMARDNALPFGEKLARVHPKTQAPVVPAIVIGVISALILVINLGQPKVFTVLTSIAIIMIYLAYLMVTGPMLKKRLQGQWPPADLKPGNYFTMGRWGLAVNIFAVLWGVGMAVNLAWPRVAIYGDPWYNTWGAFVYIGIILGLGLAWYFVKGRRHIGTLASHAAVTKE
- a CDS encoding aldehyde dehydrogenase family protein, with amino-acid sequence MNTEPDLLIGSQWRHAADGGTRQIVNPANGTVIATVDEATHDDALAAVAAARATFDAGEWPATPVSERAALLDRIADLLLRDKEPLAELETADTGKTLAESRIDIDDVVSVFRYYARLVATQSDRLVDVGDAGVISRVVHEPIGVCVLIAPWNYPLLQISWKIAPALAAGCTMVAKPSEVTPLSTIAFVRLAQEAGVPAGVLNLVQGSGAAVGAALTDNPDVDFISFTGGLSTGQHIARTAADHVSKVALELGGKNPHIVFADADWESSIDQVLTGVFLHSGQVCSAGTRLIVEESIADDFVAALAERAATIRMGDGTDPASETGPLVSKQHLEKVESYVALGIAEGAKLIVGGARPSDPALADGYFYLPTIFDRCDRSMRIVSEETFGPILTVERFTDEAEAIMLGNDTQYGLAAGVRTSDPARGERVVRALRHGTVWLNDFGYYTAAAEWGGFGKSGNGRELGPSGLAEYQELKHIWQNTAPKPAGWFGARNDG
- a CDS encoding aromatic ring-hydroxylating oxygenase subunit alpha, which codes for MTTAASGAAPGSAPSLPESLIPTLAGHYYTHPEVFALEQEKIFEKMWFCVVRASDLDKPGAFKTVQVGRESVLVTRSRKGDINAFFNLCRHRGARLCTEEAGEVKRAFQCPYHAWTYDLDGKLVAAPNLTKMPDIDRVEYGLRKIAVKEWLGYVWVCLAEEPPSFEDTVMQEVVDRLGDIESIDHYTVAELSVGRRIVYDVKANWKLIIENFMECYHCATIHPELTEVLPEFADGYAAQFYVGHGAEFGEDVKGFTVDGSEGLDHIPGVTEDQDRRYYAITVRPQVFVNLVPDHVIVHRMFPLAADRTVVECDWLYLPHVVESGRDVARSVELFHRVNQQDFDACERCQPAMDSRVYRDGGVLVPSEHHIGAFHDWLRDKLAE